The following are from one region of the Aquirufa lenticrescens genome:
- a CDS encoding FKBP-type peptidyl-prolyl cis-trans isomerase yields MPIAKNNVVFISYQLAFPDEDGQPDVVEIVDEKEPMVFIHGLSGLPEAFEKNLLGLNEGDTFDFSISAEDAYGNVDPNAIIQLPKSIFQAEGQSADDILQIGNFIPMTDDQGNRMQGLVVSIEGETVTMDFNHPLAEKTLMFQGKILKIREATPEEIAHGHVHGDGGVHH; encoded by the coding sequence ATGCCAATTGCAAAAAATAACGTCGTATTCATCTCGTATCAACTTGCATTTCCAGATGAAGATGGACAACCAGATGTTGTAGAAATCGTAGATGAAAAAGAACCGATGGTCTTTATTCATGGCCTTAGCGGCTTACCTGAAGCGTTTGAAAAGAACCTTTTAGGCTTAAACGAAGGCGACACTTTCGATTTCAGTATCTCAGCAGAAGACGCTTACGGTAACGTGGATCCGAACGCGATCATCCAATTACCTAAATCCATTTTCCAAGCCGAAGGTCAATCCGCTGACGATATCCTTCAAATCGGAAACTTCATCCCGATGACAGACGACCAAGGAAACCGTATGCAGGGATTAGTCGTTTCCATCGAGGGAGAAACGGTCACTATGGATTTTAATCACCCATTAGCGGAGAAAACCTTAATGTTCCAAGGAAAGATCTTAAAAATTAGAGAAGCTACTCCAGAAGAAATTGCCCACGGCCACGTGCATGGGGATGGGGGAGTTCATCATTAA
- the holA gene encoding DNA polymerase III subunit delta encodes MQQSAQEVLKDIKQKKLAPIYLLHGDEPYLIDQLVDAFEKQVLPEDQQSFNQFVLFGKDHSLGSIMATARRYPMMAERQVVIVKEAAFIEAMAKAKENAKAKDDDLKVWEDYCANPTPSTLLVLTVKSLLSDKSKVFSALVKHGVIVTSKKVSEDKLGAWLVDYLGQKGIKIQPSTVELMVSYVGADLSRMAHEADKLAVNVPAGAEVGSAEVEKYIGISREYNYFEFQKAIIQRNTEKAQKIAFHFAENAKQNPAAPMLVLLFNFFSKVLQVHDVGNVSDGEIAKLIGVNPYFVRDYTTAARNYPLAKVVRIIEAVKNADLKVKGVIGSAETDREIILDLSFQILHL; translated from the coding sequence ATGCAACAGAGCGCTCAAGAAGTTTTAAAGGATATTAAGCAGAAAAAACTGGCTCCTATTTATTTATTGCATGGTGATGAGCCCTATTTGATTGATCAGCTGGTGGATGCTTTTGAAAAGCAGGTGTTGCCGGAGGATCAGCAGAGTTTTAATCAATTTGTCCTTTTTGGCAAAGATCATAGTCTAGGATCTATTATGGCAACGGCGCGTCGGTATCCGATGATGGCGGAGCGTCAAGTGGTGATTGTGAAGGAGGCGGCGTTCATCGAGGCGATGGCGAAAGCGAAGGAAAATGCGAAGGCTAAAGATGATGATTTAAAGGTTTGGGAAGATTATTGCGCGAATCCGACGCCCTCTACCCTACTTGTTTTAACCGTTAAATCCTTGCTTTCTGATAAATCAAAGGTGTTTTCTGCGCTGGTGAAGCACGGTGTGATTGTCACATCGAAGAAAGTGTCGGAAGATAAATTAGGAGCTTGGTTAGTGGATTATTTGGGTCAAAAAGGGATCAAAATTCAGCCTTCTACGGTCGAATTGATGGTTTCGTATGTGGGTGCGGATTTGTCTAGAATGGCGCACGAGGCAGATAAATTAGCCGTGAATGTGCCTGCTGGCGCTGAAGTAGGTTCTGCAGAGGTGGAGAAATACATCGGTATTAGCCGGGAATACAATTATTTTGAGTTCCAAAAAGCGATCATCCAGCGCAATACCGAAAAAGCACAGAAAATTGCCTTCCACTTTGCAGAAAACGCGAAGCAGAATCCTGCCGCACCCATGCTTGTCTTATTGTTTAATTTCTTTTCTAAGGTATTGCAGGTCCACGATGTGGGAAATGTCTCTGACGGGGAGATTGCGAAGCTGATTGGAGTGAACCCTTATTTTGTGCGTGATTATACGACAGCGGCGCGAAATTACCCTTTAGCGAAGGTCGTTCGTATTATTGAGGCTGTGAAGAACGCTGATTTAAAAGTAAAAGGGGTTATCGGCAGTGCGGAGACAGACCGCGAAATCATTTTGGACTTAAGTTTCCAAATTTTGCACCTCTAG